From Spartinivicinus ruber, the proteins below share one genomic window:
- a CDS encoding YiiX/YebB-like N1pC/P60 family cysteine hydrolase produces MMAMAEDTLIYYQDNSVEELINIVKNNIKEGDLLFISIKSPLYKQVAKTTNSWVSHVGIALFEDGEWVVAESAVPLSRKTPLRKYIKRTVGTQFSLCRLNQPINEEQLQKIKLGINNRLGILYHLGFNYSSQLQFCSKFVHEVFYEALSVQLGKVETFNELLLSNPNTNLLFWRLWYFGRIPWHRKTVTPYSQLIDEQLHTIVLSE; encoded by the coding sequence ATGATGGCAATGGCAGAAGACACGCTAATTTATTATCAAGACAATTCGGTTGAAGAACTTATTAATATTGTTAAAAATAATATTAAAGAAGGTGATTTATTATTTATTTCAATAAAAAGTCCGCTATATAAACAAGTCGCTAAGACCACCAATAGCTGGGTATCTCATGTAGGTATTGCTCTATTCGAGGATGGTGAGTGGGTCGTTGCTGAAAGCGCTGTTCCATTATCTAGAAAAACGCCATTAAGAAAATATATTAAAAGAACAGTAGGCACTCAATTCTCTTTATGCCGCCTCAATCAGCCAATCAATGAGGAACAACTACAAAAAATAAAATTAGGTATCAATAACCGGCTTGGCATACTTTATCACCTAGGCTTCAATTACAGTTCCCAACTACAGTTTTGTTCTAAGTTTGTTCATGAAGTATTTTATGAAGCTTTGTCAGTACAACTAGGTAAAGTCGAAACATTCAATGAGTTACTATTAAGCAATCCCAATACCAATTTATTATTTTGGCGACTATGGTATTTTGGTAGAATTCCTTGGCACCGTAAAACAGTAACCCCCTATAGTCAGTTAATAGACGAACAACTCCATACAATCGTGCTTTCTGAATAA
- a CDS encoding M9 family metallopeptidase translates to MKKNILVGVLPLLSCTVVAELPPPVKNNYVQTHHQHNTYQKNLSASLRPPILGSQNPIKASMERYELVNCKINEFQNLRGAALVSKIKSVTSNCIYQLFSASLSQSKAIFSEEQMLSVASDVENLSRNYQGNNKDKVLQTVLFLRAGYYTQWGYQDDIAKYSSHLKQQVARAIDAFINNRNFNNVSNEHGEVLSEVVTLMDSAELNAKYLDTLQRMLDKFNYQYTKYRDMVVSMNSVFTVLFRGHQFDEFKAKVKEFPQIVTSLDRFTKDQADLLGTDSQYVLANSVRELGRFLQYEGTLKNQAKKGIKRILSQYSETGKGAALWMGAAEMAEYFDKQNCQEYNICGFKDRVKNRVLSIKHQCNDAISIRAQQLSANELAGICKTLAKQSTYFHNKLNTNYTPVANDNNDNIEVVAFNSKDDYSTYAGVLFDMDTNNGGMYLEGDPSKPNNQARFVAYEQGNEVWNLRHEFVHYLDGRFDMKGGFNDYPLSSTVWWIEGLGEYIAKKDVNPEAIRLAKTKAFHLGELFANDYSKGVDRIYDWGYLAVRFMHEKHSNDVYKMTSHFRKGEYKAYEEYLNGMRNSYNQEFHRWLDELKDGKPDPKPDPDPNPTPDPDPTPDPDPKPDGNCKGNTSTDRSDELILGQSKQDLSAAANGYYFVYVPDCAKQITVKLSGGSGDANLYLKKEGWPNATEYDQMSKQPGNAEQIILQAPEAGYYHLMIEAVEAYSGLSLTANLGNDVDTNTPNPPNDCESSTSGREDELDSCKPKTISGATPSYYYMYVPAGTKQLKLTTSGGEGNVDIYVNNEGWPTTTESHYSSTNNGTTEQILIEAPKENHYYHILVQPKDEYKGVTLTGKLIK, encoded by the coding sequence ATGAAAAAGAATATCCTGGTGGGAGTTTTACCACTTTTATCCTGTACAGTTGTTGCTGAATTGCCGCCGCCGGTGAAAAATAATTATGTTCAAACTCATCATCAGCATAATACTTATCAAAAAAATTTATCTGCTAGTTTAAGGCCTCCAATCTTAGGTAGTCAAAACCCAATTAAAGCTAGCATGGAAAGATATGAATTAGTTAACTGTAAGATTAATGAATTTCAAAATTTAAGAGGTGCCGCATTAGTTTCTAAGATAAAATCAGTGACGAGTAATTGTATTTATCAGTTATTCAGTGCCAGTTTGAGTCAAAGTAAAGCAATCTTCAGTGAAGAGCAAATGCTTTCGGTAGCTAGTGATGTTGAAAACTTATCTCGTAACTATCAAGGTAATAATAAAGATAAGGTTTTACAGACAGTATTATTTTTGCGTGCAGGTTACTATACTCAATGGGGTTATCAGGATGATATAGCCAAATACTCCAGTCACTTAAAACAGCAAGTAGCCAGAGCAATTGATGCTTTTATCAATAATCGCAACTTCAATAATGTTTCTAATGAACATGGTGAAGTATTAAGTGAAGTTGTGACACTAATGGATAGTGCTGAGTTAAATGCTAAGTATTTAGATACTTTACAGCGTATGCTGGATAAATTTAATTATCAATATACCAAATATCGGGATATGGTTGTATCCATGAATAGTGTGTTTACAGTGCTATTCCGTGGTCACCAGTTTGATGAGTTTAAAGCTAAGGTAAAAGAGTTTCCGCAAATTGTCACATCATTAGATCGATTTACTAAGGATCAAGCCGATTTACTAGGAACGGATAGCCAATATGTATTAGCTAACTCAGTGAGAGAGCTTGGGCGATTTTTGCAGTATGAAGGAACGCTGAAAAACCAGGCCAAAAAAGGCATTAAGAGAATATTAAGTCAATATAGTGAAACCGGTAAAGGAGCTGCACTATGGATGGGAGCAGCGGAGATGGCTGAATATTTTGATAAGCAGAACTGCCAAGAGTACAATATTTGTGGTTTTAAAGATAGGGTTAAAAACAGGGTTTTATCGATAAAGCACCAATGTAATGATGCTATCTCAATTCGCGCTCAACAATTGTCAGCAAATGAGTTAGCAGGAATATGTAAAACCTTAGCAAAACAATCAACTTATTTTCATAATAAGTTAAATACTAATTATACACCAGTTGCAAACGATAATAACGACAATATAGAAGTGGTCGCATTTAATTCAAAGGACGATTACTCCACTTATGCGGGTGTATTATTTGATATGGATACTAACAATGGGGGCATGTATTTAGAAGGAGATCCATCTAAACCTAACAACCAAGCTCGCTTTGTTGCTTATGAACAAGGCAATGAGGTATGGAACTTACGCCACGAATTTGTTCACTATCTGGATGGTCGTTTTGATATGAAAGGAGGCTTTAATGATTATCCTTTATCATCAACAGTTTGGTGGATAGAAGGTTTAGGCGAGTATATTGCTAAAAAAGATGTCAACCCTGAAGCTATTCGTCTTGCAAAAACCAAAGCATTTCATTTAGGTGAGCTATTCGCTAATGACTATAGCAAAGGTGTTGATCGAATTTACGATTGGGGATATTTAGCTGTTCGGTTTATGCATGAAAAGCACAGCAATGATGTATATAAAATGACATCACATTTCCGCAAAGGTGAATACAAAGCCTATGAAGAATACTTAAATGGCATGCGGAATAGTTATAATCAGGAGTTTCACCGTTGGTTGGACGAGTTAAAGGACGGTAAGCCAGATCCTAAACCCGACCCTGATCCAAACCCAACACCTGATCCCGATCCAACTCCGGATCCAGATCCGAAGCCAGATGGTAACTGCAAAGGCAATACTTCAACAGACAGGAGTGATGAACTAATTCTTGGGCAAAGCAAACAGGATTTGTCGGCAGCTGCTAATGGGTATTACTTTGTTTACGTACCAGATTGTGCTAAGCAAATAACTGTGAAGCTATCAGGAGGGAGTGGCGATGCGAACCTGTATCTAAAAAAAGAAGGTTGGCCAAATGCCACTGAGTACGATCAGATGTCAAAACAGCCTGGTAATGCGGAGCAAATTATCTTACAAGCACCAGAGGCGGGTTATTATCATTTAATGATCGAGGCTGTAGAGGCTTATTCTGGGCTTTCATTAACTGCAAATTTGGGTAATGATGTTGATACAAATACACCCAACCCACCTAACGACTGTGAGTCAAGTACAAGTGGTCGTGAGGATGAACTAGATAGCTGTAAACCTAAAACTATCTCGGGAGCAACACCTAGCTACTATTACATGTATGTGCCTGCTGGTACAAAACAGTTGAAGTTGACAACTTCGGGCGGTGAGGGCAACGTGGATATTTACGTAAACAATGAAGGTTGGCCTACTACTACTGAAAGTCATTATTCATCGACTAATAATGGTACTACAGAGCAGATTTTAATTGAAGCACCGAAGGAAAATCACTACTACCATATTTTGGTTCAACCAAAGGATGAATATAAGGGTGTTACTTTAACAGGAAAGCTAATTAAGTAG
- a CDS encoding 2OG-Fe dioxygenase family protein — MFDLDSVAELDAKVDYSCNTHKLMTITNEKLNPLRPYWGDMPQDPYLVEGYRQRRLSRFYYQNGQLSSLLSVAVFQSEKNNQLFGGLSRQFAELSFEIKTHSSFIGLLKLFISHLPESAEEKVIWVHQIRINASLSLHGKPVPEGIHRDERLYVAIVVVNKQGIAGEQTQLFNSKEEAPIWQQTLAVNQLLLFNDQQLYHNTTDFLTISPEGGYRDIFILALSDLDEGVQ; from the coding sequence ATGTTTGACTTAGATAGTGTTGCTGAACTTGATGCAAAAGTTGACTATAGCTGTAACACTCATAAGTTAATGACTATTACTAATGAAAAGTTAAACCCCCTACGCCCCTATTGGGGGGATATGCCACAAGATCCGTATTTAGTTGAAGGTTATAGGCAGCGTCGTCTCAGTCGATTTTATTATCAAAATGGACAGTTAAGTTCTTTACTTTCAGTTGCTGTGTTTCAAAGTGAAAAAAATAACCAGTTATTTGGAGGCTTGTCTAGACAGTTTGCGGAACTAAGCTTTGAAATAAAGACACACTCTAGTTTTATAGGATTGTTAAAGCTATTTATTAGTCATTTACCAGAATCAGCTGAGGAAAAAGTCATATGGGTTCACCAGATCCGTATTAATGCATCTCTTTCTCTGCATGGAAAGCCAGTTCCAGAAGGTATTCATCGAGATGAGCGTTTATATGTAGCTATTGTAGTGGTAAACAAGCAAGGGATTGCTGGTGAGCAGACCCAACTATTTAATAGCAAAGAGGAAGCTCCAATTTGGCAGCAAACTTTAGCTGTTAATCAACTTTTATTGTTTAACGATCAACAGCTCTATCACAATACAACTGACTTTTTAACAATTTCTCCGGAAGGAGGGTATCGAGATATATTTATTTTAGCTTTAAGTGATTTAGATGAAGGAGTACAATAA
- the amt gene encoding ammonium transporter encodes MPQLTVIDQVWVIICAALIFVMQLGFTALEAGITRSKNTINVAMKNATDLVISVAAFWLVGYSLMYGNSYYGLVGLDTYLLYEYGNSSEIIFFFFQAMFCATAVTLMSGAVAERLRYRGFIIIAMIISLIIYPIFGHWAWHTYDQKQGWLAAMGFYDYAGSTVVHSLGGWVALAAVIVIGPRQQRFNKNGEVNQFSSHNLAISLLGTLLLWFGWFGFNGGSNLAFNEQAVISVANTLLGGTAGGIAVLSCLLKSKNAKVHPTLLLNGCLAGLVSVTAGANVLSSWGAFLMGLVGGYIMMWCSHLLVRKQIDDAVDAIAVHLGAGCWGTIGLVLISPFQPALAHWQFMEQFIIQCTGVIACGVWAFGVAYLALHVISRFTPLRVTPAAERMGLNISEHDAPTELYDFLEFLHQQTVHEDLSLRANIDPFSEVGIIAEKYNQVLDKLQQTVAQSNTILQTVADPIIAFKPSDLTVVSINKATERLFGFSMKKILNKPVTHLVSSEKLNNLLMQKAIAMHEEIEGKRADGKNLLLEVSLAKTALNKGNYYTLILKDISERKEQELKILEAKQQAESALDKLQCMQDHLVQTEKLAALGQLVAGIAHEVNTPLGIAVTIASHINGKINQILSDYNSEELTEEAFNDELNKIQESVRLLLKNANRASHLIRSFKTVAVDQTNAERRAFKLKSYLEDILDSLRPSFKKTNIIIEINCDDTIELDSYPGLFAQIITNLIMNSLTHGFDPGQQGKIVLDISKKGASHIELLYKDDGKGISLEIRSHIFEPFYTTRRGEGGSGLGMHIVHNLVVGPLGGFIKVMESDETSSSNQGASFLITLPLFAPISKI; translated from the coding sequence ATGCCCCAACTCACGGTTATTGATCAAGTCTGGGTTATTATTTGTGCTGCACTTATTTTTGTTATGCAGCTAGGTTTTACTGCACTTGAAGCAGGTATTACCCGATCAAAAAATACCATTAATGTTGCTATGAAGAATGCAACTGACCTAGTAATCTCAGTTGCTGCTTTTTGGTTGGTTGGATACAGCCTGATGTATGGAAATAGCTATTATGGATTGGTAGGGCTTGATACTTATTTATTATATGAGTATGGCAATTCCAGTGAAATTATATTTTTTTTCTTTCAAGCCATGTTTTGCGCTACTGCTGTCACCTTGATGTCTGGCGCCGTGGCTGAACGTCTTCGATATCGTGGTTTTATTATTATTGCCATGATTATTTCATTAATTATTTATCCCATTTTTGGTCATTGGGCATGGCATACCTATGATCAAAAACAAGGCTGGCTAGCAGCAATGGGATTTTATGATTATGCAGGCTCAACAGTTGTTCATAGCCTGGGTGGTTGGGTTGCATTAGCTGCGGTAATAGTGATTGGGCCAAGACAGCAGCGTTTTAACAAGAACGGTGAAGTGAATCAGTTTTCTTCGCATAATCTGGCCATTTCATTGTTAGGTACATTATTGTTGTGGTTTGGTTGGTTTGGTTTTAATGGTGGTAGCAACTTAGCTTTTAATGAGCAAGCAGTCATTTCCGTAGCCAATACATTGTTAGGTGGTACGGCAGGAGGCATTGCTGTTTTATCGTGCTTATTGAAAAGTAAGAATGCAAAGGTACACCCTACTTTATTACTAAATGGATGTTTGGCTGGCTTGGTTTCCGTTACTGCAGGTGCCAATGTTTTATCAAGCTGGGGAGCTTTTTTGATGGGGCTGGTTGGTGGCTATATAATGATGTGGTGTAGTCACTTACTCGTGCGCAAGCAGATTGATGATGCCGTAGATGCTATAGCTGTTCATTTGGGGGCTGGTTGCTGGGGAACCATAGGCTTGGTCTTAATCAGTCCTTTTCAGCCTGCATTGGCTCATTGGCAGTTTATGGAGCAATTTATTATTCAATGCACAGGTGTCATTGCCTGTGGAGTATGGGCATTTGGTGTCGCATACCTTGCTTTGCATGTTATTAGTCGGTTTACTCCATTGAGGGTGACACCTGCGGCTGAACGTATGGGGTTAAATATTTCTGAGCATGATGCACCTACTGAGTTATACGATTTTTTGGAGTTTTTACACCAGCAGACAGTGCATGAAGATTTATCATTAAGAGCTAATATTGACCCATTTTCAGAGGTTGGCATTATTGCAGAAAAATATAATCAAGTACTAGACAAGCTACAGCAAACTGTAGCACAAAGTAATACCATATTGCAGACAGTTGCTGATCCTATAATCGCATTTAAACCCTCTGATTTAACAGTTGTGTCTATTAATAAAGCAACTGAACGATTGTTTGGTTTTAGTATGAAAAAAATACTTAATAAGCCTGTTACTCATTTAGTTTCGTCAGAAAAATTAAATAATTTGCTGATGCAAAAGGCAATTGCTATGCATGAGGAAATTGAAGGTAAGCGTGCAGACGGCAAAAATCTATTATTGGAAGTTAGTCTGGCGAAAACTGCACTTAATAAAGGAAATTATTATACCCTTATTTTAAAAGATATTTCAGAGCGTAAGGAGCAAGAACTAAAGATATTGGAAGCAAAGCAGCAAGCAGAAAGTGCATTAGATAAATTACAGTGTATGCAAGATCATTTAGTGCAAACTGAAAAACTAGCAGCGTTAGGCCAATTGGTGGCAGGAATTGCCCATGAAGTTAATACACCATTAGGCATTGCAGTTACCATAGCAAGCCATATTAATGGAAAAATAAATCAAATTCTTAGTGATTATAATAGTGAAGAGCTAACAGAAGAAGCCTTTAATGATGAGTTGAATAAAATTCAAGAGTCAGTGAGACTGTTGTTAAAAAATGCCAATAGAGCTTCACACTTGATTCGTAGTTTTAAAACCGTTGCTGTTGATCAAACGAATGCTGAACGTAGAGCTTTTAAACTAAAGTCATATCTAGAAGATATACTTGATAGTTTAAGGCCTAGTTTTAAGAAAACTAATATAATTATAGAAATAAATTGTGATGATACTATTGAGTTAGATAGTTACCCTGGCCTATTTGCACAGATAATTACCAATTTAATAATGAACTCGTTAACTCATGGCTTTGATCCAGGACAACAGGGTAAAATAGTATTAGATATTAGTAAAAAAGGAGCAAGTCATATAGAATTATTATATAAAGATGATGGTAAAGGAATTAGTTTAGAGATAAGGTCACATATTTTTGAACCATTTTATACAACCCGAAGAGGGGAAGGTGGTAGTGGGTTAGGTATGCATATAGTGCATAATTTAGTTGTTGGCCCTTTAGGCGGTTTTATCAAAGTAATGGAATCAGATGAAACATCATCTAGCAATCAGGGGGCTTCCTTCTTAATAACCTTACCACTTTTCGCACCTATATCAAAAATCTAA
- a CDS encoding HD-GYP domain-containing protein, which yields MGKGTKLKFKASNIEKQDENKLKPWKILLVDDEEDVHAATKIALNGLVYKERRVSFISAYSAAEARHKVEENPDIALAFVDVVMESDNAGLEFVEWLRQTNQTRDIRVVLRTGQPGQAPEKKLVLEYDINDYKDKSELTAERLLTSTITGLRGYDDIMAIKRLLAIMDWNQKATVYAMATLCESRDHQLGSHVQRVAAMSKAIAQQLLEMKVEQIDDRFIELIELAATLHDTGKIAIPDSILNAPRPLTVEEFETMKTHPQIGYQTLEDASHFVQEVGLLNMAKEIAHYHHEHWDGKGYPDGLTGNNIPLPARIVAVADVFDALRAQRPYKPAWPFNKALIEISDESGSHFDPIVVSAFMEVAAAVDARQVYETFD from the coding sequence ATGGGAAAGGGAACAAAGTTAAAATTTAAAGCTAGTAATATTGAAAAGCAGGATGAAAACAAGCTTAAACCTTGGAAAATATTATTAGTTGATGATGAAGAAGATGTACATGCAGCCACTAAAATCGCACTGAATGGACTAGTGTATAAAGAACGTAGAGTATCATTTATTAGTGCTTATTCGGCAGCAGAAGCCAGGCACAAAGTTGAAGAAAATCCAGATATCGCTTTAGCCTTTGTTGATGTGGTAATGGAGTCCGATAATGCAGGCTTAGAGTTTGTCGAATGGTTGCGTCAGACAAATCAGACGAGAGATATTCGGGTTGTACTAAGGACAGGTCAGCCTGGTCAGGCACCAGAAAAAAAATTAGTTTTGGAATACGATATCAATGACTACAAAGATAAATCAGAGTTAACTGCGGAACGATTATTAACCTCTACAATAACAGGATTGCGTGGTTATGATGACATAATGGCAATAAAAAGATTGCTTGCTATTATGGACTGGAATCAAAAAGCTACCGTGTACGCCATGGCTACTTTATGTGAAAGTAGAGATCATCAACTAGGATCACATGTGCAACGAGTGGCGGCAATGAGTAAAGCTATTGCTCAACAATTGCTGGAAATGAAAGTAGAGCAAATAGATGATCGTTTTATTGAATTGATTGAGCTTGCAGCCACACTTCATGATACTGGAAAAATAGCAATTCCAGACTCTATTTTAAATGCGCCAAGACCGTTGACTGTTGAAGAGTTTGAAACTATGAAAACTCATCCGCAAATAGGCTATCAAACCCTTGAAGATGCCAGCCACTTTGTACAGGAAGTAGGATTATTAAACATGGCTAAGGAAATTGCCCATTATCATCACGAACATTGGGATGGGAAGGGATATCCCGATGGGTTAACAGGCAACAATATCCCCTTACCAGCGAGAATTGTTGCTGTAGCTGATGTGTTTGATGCTTTAAGGGCTCAACGTCCTTATAAACCGGCCTGGCCATTTAATAAAGCATTAATTGAAATTAGTGATGAAAGTGGTTCTCATTTTGATCCTATAGTAGTAAGCGCTTTTATGGAGGTGGCAGCTGCTGTTGATGCAAGGCAAGTTTATGAAACTTTTGATTAA